In Argiope bruennichi chromosome X1, qqArgBrue1.1, whole genome shotgun sequence, a single window of DNA contains:
- the LOC129958153 gene encoding hexosaminidase D-like: protein MALKMYQPVTMHSKFRFYLILVASSGIIFLILYKTLSSEDHDSESHSKYVHTSSQMSHSKLPGRGGSFVNINDLLPVTQSLKHLERQRLKEAQVHANINRNAIGKFGPLKNIVDDIGRDEIEIDHPVQSVNERVSKGLKTPRPEESIHIEKKFVHLDLKGAPPIVNYYKKLFPLLHALGANGLLIEYEDMFPFHGPLEQLSARNAYTKNELSEILYLAKMNELEVIPLIQTFGHMEFVLKLQAYQDLREVPAYPQVICPSNNGTHILIHQVIDQVISLHPQIRWLHIGSDEVYYIGECNLCQKKMRKYFMDKEDLFIHHVKNVARYVKEKYNIQPIMWDDMFRMIPDETIKKSEIYKYVELMAWQYGPFVELKIPPDAWIKYGKFFNGVWVASAYKGATGANQYLTNISYHLENHISWLNVLSKYQNEVFFKGFVLTGWQRYDHFAVLCELLPIAIPSLAVNLLYLERQIVDNDLFQKTRDILMCDSRLTLYTNYSTEEVLCNYPGSNVFKGAQRLAHLNYMLKKFLSNSHFVGWMSEYNIQMLFSSPAHVELGTQNLEALSTNATLLHTFIQNTMPEVFDKHTIEEWLMTYVKPVMNQIEKIRTNANNLLKFRSWPRRPLSK from the coding sequence ATGGCTCTGAAGATGTACCAGCCTGTGACTATGCATTCCAAATTTCGATTTTACCTGATCCTAGTTGCTAGTAgtggaataatttttcttattttgtataaaacattATCCAGTGAAGATCATGATTCTGAATCCCATTCTAAATATGTCCATACTAGCTCTCAGATGTCTCATAGTAAATTACCTGGAAGAGGTGGATCATTTGTAAACATAAATGACTTACTGCCTGTTACTCAGTCTTTGAAGCATTTGGAAAGACAAAGATTAAAAGAAGCTCAGGTCCATGCAAACATTAATCGAAATGCTATTGGAAAATTTGGTCCACTTAAGAATATTGTCGATGACATTGGTAGAGATGAAATAGAGATTGATCATCCTGTTCAGTCTGTAAACGAACGTGTAAGTAAAGGACTTAAGACACCTAGGCCAGAAGAATCTATACACATAGAAAAAAAGTTTGTTCATTTGGATCTTAAAGGTGCACCTcctattgtaaattattataaaaaattattcccatTACTTCATGCATTAGGAGCAAATGGCCTTCTTATTGAATATGAAGACATGTTCCCATTTCATGGTCCTCTTGAACAATTGTCTGCTAGGAATGCTTATACAAAAAATGAACTCAGTGAAATCCTGTATTTGGCTAAGATGAACGAGTTGGAAGTAATTCCTTTAATTCAAACTTTTGGACACATGGAATTTGTTTTGAAACTTCAAGCTTATCAAGATTTGCGTGAAGTACCTGCTTATCCTCAGGTAATTTGTCCTTCAAATAATGGAACACACATACTTATTCACCAGGTTATCGACCAAGTGATCTCATTACATCCTCAAATTAGATGGCTTCATATTGGATCTGATGAAGTATATTACATTGGAGAATGTAATCTGTGCCAAAAAAAAATGAGGAAGTACTTTATGGATAAAGAAGACCTTTTTATTCATCATGTAAAAAATGTTGCAagatatgttaaagaaaaatataatatacagcCAATCATGTGGGATGATATGTTTCGTATGATTcctgatgaaacaataaaaaagtctgaaatatataaatatgtggaATTGATGGCTTGGCAATATGGTCCATTTGTGGAACTTAAAATTCCCCCAGATGCTTGGATAAAGtatggaaaattttttaatggtgtTTGGGTTGCAAGTGCTTATAAAGGTGCTACTGGTGCAAATCAGTATTTGACTAATATATCATACCATCTTGAAAATCATATATCATGGCTTAATGTATTATCAAAATATCAGAATGAAGTCTTCTTCAAAGGATTTGTTTTGACTGGTTGGCAGCGATATGATCATTTTGCTGTTCTTTGTGAACTTTTACCTATAGCTATCCCATCCCTTGCTGTAAACTTATTGTACCTTGAGAGACAAATTGTTGATAATGACCTGTTTCAGAAAACTAGAGATATTTTAATGTGTGATTCAAGATTGACTCTTTATACTAATTATAGTACAGAAGAAGTTTTGTGTAATTATCCTGGAAGTAATGTTTTTAAAGGTGCTCAAAGACTTGCtcatttaaattatatgcttaaaaagtttttatcaaataGTCATTTTGTTGGTTGGATGAGTGAATACAATATTCAAATGCTTTTCTCTAGTCCTGCACATGTTGAACttggaactcaaaatttagaagCTCTGTCAACGAATGCTACGTTATTGcacacttttattcaaaatactatgCCTGAAGTATTTGATAAACATACAATTGAGGAATGGTTAATGACATATGTAAAACCTGTGATGAATCAGATTGAAAAAATTCGAACCAATgcaaataatttgttgaaatttagatCATGGCCTCGTCGACCTTTAAGTAAGTGA